The Dromaius novaehollandiae isolate bDroNov1 chromosome 5, bDroNov1.hap1, whole genome shotgun sequence genome window below encodes:
- the RNH1 gene encoding ribonuclease inhibitor produces the protein MELDIQCEEMNPSRWAELLSTMKSCKTIRLDDCSLSSSNCKDLSSVINTNPSLTELKLNNNELGDAGIEYLSTGLLMPSCNLQKLWLQNCNLTSASCETLRSVLSAQPSLTELHVGDNRLGTAGVKVLCQGLMNPNCKLQKLQLEYCELTADIVEALNAALQTKPSLKELSLSNNTLGDTAVKQLCRGLVEARCDLELLHLENCGITSDSCRDISAVLSSKPSLLDLSVGDNKIGDSGLALLCQGLLHPNCKIQKLWLWDCDLTSVSCKDLSRVISTKETLIEISLIDNNLRDSGMEMLCQALKDPRAGLQELWVRECGLTTACCKAVGSALSVNKHLKVLHIGENKLGDAGVELLREGLLHPNCNIQSLWLGNCDLTAACCATLATIMVAKQCLTELDLSYNTLEDEGMRKICDALRNPDCKLQQLILYDIFWSSEMDDELRALEESKPELKIIS, from the exons ATGGAGCTTGACATCCAGTGCGAGGAGATGAACCCGTCCCGGTGGGCTGAACTCCTTTCCACCATGAAATCCTGCAAGACCATCAG GCTGGATGACTGCAGTCTCTCCAGCAGCAACTGCAAGGATCTCTCCTCCGTCATCAATACGAATCCGTCCCTCACGGAGCTGAAGCTGAACAACAACGAGCTGGGAGATGCGGGCATCGAATACCTGTCTACAGGGTTGCTGATGCCAAGCTGTAACTTGCAGAAATTATG GCTGCAAAACTGCAACCTAACGAGCGCCAGCTGCGAGACTCTCCGCTCCGTCCTCAGCGCACAGCCCTCGCTCACCGAGCTGCACGTGGGCGACAACAGACTCGGAACCGCCGGCGTCAAGGTGCTGTGCCAAGGGCTCATGAACCCCAACTGCAAGCTACAGAAGTTGCA gcTGGAATACTGCGAACTCACAGCCGATATCGTGGAAGCCCTCAACGCTGCTCTGCAAACCAAGCCCTCCCTGAAGGAGCTCAGCCTCAGTAACAACACACTGGGAGATACGGCTGTGAAACAGCTGTGCCGGGGACTGGTGGAGGCAAGATGCGACTTGGAGCTACTACA CCTGGAGAACTGTGGGATAACCAGCGACAGTTGTCGGGATATTAGCGCCGTCCTCAGCAGCAAGCCGTCCCTGCTAGATCTGTCCGTGGGCGATAACAAGATCGGGGACTCGGGTCTGGCTCTGCTGTGCCAAGGACTGCTGCATCCCAACTGCAAGATTCAGAAGCTATG GTTATGGGACTGCGATCTCACAAGTGTTAGCTGTAAAGATCTCTCCAGAGTCATCAGTACAAAAGAGACCCTCATAGAGATAAGTCTGATCGACAACAACCTGAGAGACTCGGGCATGGAAATGCTGTGTCAGGCACTCAAGGATCCCAGAGCTGGACTCCAGGAGCTATG GGTTAGAGAGTGTGGGCTCACGACCGCTTGCTGTAAGGCGGTCGGCTCTGCTCTCAGCGTGAACAAACACCTGAAAGTACTGCACATCGGCGAGAACAAGCTGGGAGACGCAGGCGTCGAACTCTTGCGCGAAGGGTTGCTGCACCCGAACTGCAACATCCAGTCCCTGTG GCTGGGTAACTGCGATCTCACAGCGGCCTGCTGCGCGACTCTCGCCACGATCATGGTCGCCAAACAGTGTCTTACAGAGCTGGACCTGAGCTACAACACTCTGGAGGACGAAGGCATGAGGAAGATCTGCGACGCCTTGAGGAATCCAGACTGCAAATTGCAGCAGTTAAT TTTGTATGACATTTTTTGGAGTTCGGAAATGGATGATGAACTAAGAGCCCTGGAAGAATCCAAACCTGAACTGAAGATCATTTCCTGA